GAAGGCCAAGTAGACTGTCTACAGATGATAGAGGCTGGATTTAATTGTACTTTAGCTACTCAGGGAACAGCTTTTTCCGAAGAACATGTTCGAGAATTAGAAAAATTAGGAGTGAAAAGGTTGTACCTTTTATTCGATGGTGATCAAGCGGGTAGAGAGGCGGCGCTAAAGGTTGGAGATCTTTGTCAGCAGGCTGGTGTAGCCGTTTTTGTTTGTCTGCTTCCCTCCGGTGAAGACCCAGATTCCTACCTAGTGACCAAGGGAACAGAAAAACTTATTGAATTGATCAATAGTGGCGAGGAGTACCTTGCTTTTATGTTGTTTTCTTCAAGAGCAAAATGCAGCGCAGCTTCTCCAGTAGAGAAAGCTGCGATCATTGAGACTATTTCTTCCAAGATCAAAAAGTGGGGGAACCCCTTAGTTGTCCACGAAAGCTTAAAAAAATTGGCCTCTTTAATGAAGGTGCCAGAAGAACTAGTGGTCGGGAAAGGATCATTTTACGCTGATCCAGTGTTTGCTAAGGTAGCATTCTCTAGAGGAAAAATAAAAAAGAATTTTGACGCCAACTTGATTATGGAGACAGACGTTTTGCGTTGCATGATTTTTTGTAAAGAGAACGACAATTCTATTTTCCAAACAGTCGAAAAATATGTGAAAGAGGATAATTTTAGACACGATGTTTGCCGAAGTATATTCAAGGCGTTAAGCAATCATTACAGAGACAATAAGAAGGGGATGGCTCCAGAAGATGCCTTATACCTTATAAAAGACGAGGAAGTAGTAGAACTTTTAACCAAACGGTTGGTTAATACCTCTGATTTATCAAAAGTCTTGGTGCAGTCGCTTCAAAAACTTTCTGATAGGGAATGGAAAGAGGAACAAGAAACTTTGCGGATAGCAATCAGAGAAAAAGAACAGCGGGGGGAGGAGTGTTCGTTAACTGAGTATGTAGAAGCCTCTAGCAACAGACCTATTGTTTCCTTAGTGAATCCATTGGAGGTTGACAATAAGTAACTTAAATGCTTTTTATGTTCTTTACAATTTTTCTATCTAGTGTCTTTTCTTGTGAAATAATGGTTTTGTTTTATCCTTTCGGTTGAGATAATCCCTCGGAAAGTTTGCAATTCTAGGTGGATTTATGAACAAAATCCTTATGTTTTTATCTTCGTTAGGATTAATTTTGGGAGGTACAACGGCAC
This sequence is a window from Chlamydiifrater volucris. Protein-coding genes within it:
- the dnaG gene encoding DNA primase; this translates as MYTEESLDNLRQSLDVVEVLSEYISLKKSGATYKACCPFHSEKTPSFIVNPSTSRYRCFGCGASGDALTFLMQHQGYSFTEAVILLAKKFRVNLVLQAKEGIQESSNEKNELREACLEVEKIFCYCIRFLPEGHQAQKYLFSRGIAPDTIKRFRIGYAPSSELFLQMAREKGIRKDLLARAGIIKEKHLLFANRITFPIRDLLGRTIGFSSRKFLSNTYGGKYVNSPETIIFKKSRTFFGADLSRRRIAKEGRAILVEGQVDCLQMIEAGFNCTLATQGTAFSEEHVRELEKLGVKRLYLLFDGDQAGREAALKVGDLCQQAGVAVFVCLLPSGEDPDSYLVTKGTEKLIELINSGEEYLAFMLFSSRAKCSAASPVEKAAIIETISSKIKKWGNPLVVHESLKKLASLMKVPEELVVGKGSFYADPVFAKVAFSRGKIKKNFDANLIMETDVLRCMIFCKENDNSIFQTVEKYVKEDNFRHDVCRSIFKALSNHYRDNKKGMAPEDALYLIKDEEVVELLTKRLVNTSDLSKVLVQSLQKLSDREWKEEQETLRIAIREKEQRGEECSLTEYVEASSNRPIVSLVNPLEVDNK